A window of Zingiber officinale cultivar Zhangliang chromosome 5A, Zo_v1.1, whole genome shotgun sequence contains these coding sequences:
- the LOC121981407 gene encoding uncharacterized protein LOC121981407 codes for MPSCFRGVAAAGPSASSSEGPTLTTSVYETPLGLASLTWSRTLLGLSLRAVLRLDEVDDDGEGEEEEGGEPLSFRVRPWLLWKRRGARRFHFKDRVGRRRSVDITWDLTRATFPSGPEPAVGFFVAVSVDADLILVAGDLIDEAHKKTKAQHPLAPSALISRLEHVVLVENGGSRRSYRSRARLGGRDREIFIEIGGKEKGKEFAMSVQVDGKRVVHVRRLRWKFRGSERVELDGGRIQFSWDLHNWFFHPKNNPSVPKTSGGDVSASVAAELGHAVFVLRFEDEENPSQGRSGDPLYKNLATDRYNGKTKHINRSCSSSGGSGGERRKSGRKRSTQKTSCSASSTSSASSASTWSVMDWASEEEMELRRSQGFSLLVYA; via the coding sequence ATGCCCTCGTGCTTTCGAGGCGTCGCCGCTGCTGGGCCGTCGGCCTCCTCCTCCGAAGGGCCGACCCTGACGACCTCGGTCTACGAGACACCCCTCGGCCTCGCTTCGCTCACGTGGTCACGCACTCTCCTCGGCCTCTCCCTTCGCGCCGTCCTCCGCCTCGATGAGGTAGACGACGACGGCGAGGGCGAGGAGGAAGAGGGAGGGGAGCCCCTCAGTTTCCGTGTCCGGCCGTGGCTTCTCTGGAAGCGGCGCGGCGCCAGGCGGTTCCACTTCAAGGATCGAGTCGGTCGCCGCCGCTCCGTGGACATCACGTGGGACCTCACTCGCGCGACCTTCCCTAGCGGCCCCGAGCCCGCCGTGGGGTTCTTCGTCGCCGTCTCCGTCGATGCAGATCTAATCCTCGTCGCGGGGGATCTCATCGACGAGGCGCACAAGAAGACCAAAGCCCAGCACCCTCTCGCGCCCTCGGCACTGATATCCAGGCTCGAGCATGTGGTTCTGGTGGAGAACGGAGGCAGCCGGAGGTCATACAGGTCTCGGGCTCGACTCGGAGGCCGGGACCGCGAGATCTTCATCGAGATCGGGGGAAAGGAGAAGGGGAAAGAATTTGCGATGTCGGTGCAGGTCGACGGCAAGCGGGTCGTGCACGTGCGGCGCCTACGTTGGAAGTTCCGCGGCAGCGAAAGAGTGGAACTCGACGGGGGTCGGATCCAGTTCTCCTGGGACCTCCACAACTGGTTCTTCCACCCCAAGAACAACCCCTCTGTTCCCAAAACCTCCGGCGGCGACGTCTCCGCCTCCGTTGCGGCGGAACTAGGGCACGCCGTCTTCGTTCTTCGGTTCGAGGACGAGGAGAATCCTAGCCAGGGGCGTTCTGGCGATCCGCTGTACAAAAACTTGGCCACCGACCGGTACAATGGGAAGACCAAGCACATCAACAGGAGCTGTAGCAGTAGCGGAGGAAGTGGCGGAGAGAGGAGGAAATCAGGGAGGAAGAGAAGCACGCAGAAGACAAGTTGCTCCGCTTCTTCAACTTCATCGGCGTCATCAGCGAGCACGTGGTCGGTGATGGATTGGGCAAGCGAAGAGGAAATGGAACTGCGACGATCGCAAGGCTTTTCACTGCTCGTCTACGCCTAG